One genomic segment of Rhinopithecus roxellana isolate Shanxi Qingling chromosome 6, ASM756505v1, whole genome shotgun sequence includes these proteins:
- the PSPH gene encoding phosphoserine phosphatase isoform X1, translating to MVSHSELRKLFYSADAVCFDVDSTVIREEGIDELAKICGVEDVVSEMTRRAMGGAVPFKAALTERLALIQPSREQVQRLIAEHPPHLTPGIRELVSRLQERNVQVFLISGGFRSIVEHVASKLNIPGTNVFANRLKFYFNGEYAGFDETQPTAESGGKGKVIKLLKEKFHFKKIIMIGDGATDMEACPPADAFIGFGGNVIRQQVKDNAKWYITDFVELVGELEE from the exons ATGGTCTCCCACTCAGAGCTAAGGAAGCTGTTCTACTCAGCAGATGCTGTATGTTTTGATGTTGACAGCACGGTCATCAGAGAAGAAGGAATCGACGAGCTAGCCAAAATCTGTGGCGTTGAGGACGTGGTGTCAGAAAT GACACGGCGAGCCATGGGCGGGGCAGTGCCTTTCAAAGCTGCTCTCACAGAACGCTTAGCCCTCATCCAGCCCTCCAGGGAGCAGGTGCAGAGACTTATAGCAGAGCACCCCCCACACCTGACCCCCGGCATAAG ggaGCTGGTAAGTCGCCTACAGGAGCGAAATGTTCAGGTTTTCCTAATATCTGGTGGCTTTAGGAGTATTGTAGAGCATGTTGCTTCAAAGCTCAATATCCCAGGAACCAATGTATTTGCCAATAGGCTGAAATTCTACTTTAATG GTGAATATGCAGGTTTTGATGAGACACAGCCAACAGCTGAatctggtggaaaaggaaaagtgattaaacttttaaaggaaaaatttcattttaagaaaataatcatgATTGGAGATGGTGCCACAGACATGGAAGCCTGTCCTCCTGCT gATGCTTTCATTGGATTTGGAGGAAATGTGATCAGGCAACAAGTCAAGGATAACGCCAAATGGTATATCACTGATTTTGTGGAGCTGGTGGGAGAGCTGGAGGAGTAA
- the PSPH gene encoding phosphoserine phosphatase isoform X2 translates to MVSHSELRKLFYSADAVCFDVDSTVIREEGIDELAKICGVEDVVSEMELVSRLQERNVQVFLISGGFRSIVEHVASKLNIPGTNVFANRLKFYFNGEYAGFDETQPTAESGGKGKVIKLLKEKFHFKKIIMIGDGATDMEACPPADAFIGFGGNVIRQQVKDNAKWYITDFVELVGELEE, encoded by the exons ATGGTCTCCCACTCAGAGCTAAGGAAGCTGTTCTACTCAGCAGATGCTGTATGTTTTGATGTTGACAGCACGGTCATCAGAGAAGAAGGAATCGACGAGCTAGCCAAAATCTGTGGCGTTGAGGACGTGGTGTCAGAAAT ggaGCTGGTAAGTCGCCTACAGGAGCGAAATGTTCAGGTTTTCCTAATATCTGGTGGCTTTAGGAGTATTGTAGAGCATGTTGCTTCAAAGCTCAATATCCCAGGAACCAATGTATTTGCCAATAGGCTGAAATTCTACTTTAATG GTGAATATGCAGGTTTTGATGAGACACAGCCAACAGCTGAatctggtggaaaaggaaaagtgattaaacttttaaaggaaaaatttcattttaagaaaataatcatgATTGGAGATGGTGCCACAGACATGGAAGCCTGTCCTCCTGCT gATGCTTTCATTGGATTTGGAGGAAATGTGATCAGGCAACAAGTCAAGGATAACGCCAAATGGTATATCACTGATTTTGTGGAGCTGGTGGGAGAGCTGGAGGAGTAA